A segment of the Salvelinus namaycush isolate Seneca chromosome 3, SaNama_1.0, whole genome shotgun sequence genome:
AACTATTTTAACATGCAATTTAAATTGGAAATCCAACACGAGTGCTTATATTCTGAAAATAATCATAAACCCCATATTATTGGAGAATTACTTTCTTAGTTCAACCTGGATCCattgaaatacattttgaaatatgacggtgaaatatacagtatatttggcAGCCTTGAATAAATACCTCTTCTCTCAGATTTTGAGCTTGTTTTGTTACTCCCCTATGACATACAAATGCACAGCTCAAATAGCTTATTTCTAAAGTACACAAGAAAAACAATAACAGCCCAAAAACACAACAATAAAAACTCTACACAAGGATTAACACCATTTCAGAATGACAGTGAAGTTTGTCAATCCTTTACGATGTTAGTAAAGAGTTAACTTTTGACATATGGTCAGTTAAGGCCATTTCTTCTGCAACTATAAAGATGTGCACTTCATATATTTATTGCCCTATTGTGGCTATAAATTCTTGAGATGAGGGCCATACGTTGCTGTGGAACTCAAAatctttatatatatacacacagcagATGGAGGTAATTTCTGGTTTCATCCAATGTATATGCACAAATAGTCTAGCAGTCAGTAACATTTGCAGCAATTCAAAATGTTGGTGAAAAATATCCATTATTTTATCCTTATACACAAACTGACATAAAATGGGTTGACTACAACGCAAAACAAATAGTCTCTTTTGCTGGGTACTACATGCATTGTTCCTCTGCAACATGTTCGAGAAAATCTCTTCTAATGACACGTTCAAATCTAGTTCTCAGTACGGCTAGGAATCCAGTCCTGCACATTTTAAAAACTTTCTTCAAATATACTTTGTCTTGCCAAACCTGTACCATAAAATCTTCTCTATCATTTAAATATATTGACAGCATGACTTGAACTTGACATCAAATTCGTACTTCGGCCTCAGACAGAGCCTGACTGCAAATTCCAGTTCTGTTCTTCCTCCTACTCTCCCAAAGTGTTTACTTGTGCACTCTCCTTCATGCATTTAAAAGGAATGGATTGGGGTAAGGAACTTCCTCCAGCCAGCGTTTTCACCAGTCCGATGCTTTTAAATACTTGAAAGAGTGCACACTgtggagagaaggggaagaaaggGAATTGGCAATCTTTCAGGAAGCCAAATTTAAAATAGCTTAAAAAAGGACATTAGCCAAAACAGCTTAAAACAGTGGTAAAACCAaacagaagtaaaaaaaaaaattgtttaaaaatttgttaaaaaaaataaataaagccaAAACCAAACAGAAACACTAAAGACAATCAAGACACATGGATACATTGTTGTGTTACCTCGACCCCTCCCCAGAAAGACAGCTATATTCCCATACGTACTGACTGGCTCACTAGGTTAACACGGTTCTACTGAGAAGTTGTGTGTGGAAAGCTAGGGTCTGGATTCAAGCAACCCACCATTAGTATTCTTCTTGATATTATGATCTACTACTTAAGCCTGGTTAGGACTCTCAATAATAATGATGAATAATTCTGCACTAACACTTGTTTGAAGTAAACTATTCTGATAGTGAGCTTTGAACCCAGGTCCTTGGGTTGGAGAGTTGGCGTGGTATGGTGTAGGGGGAAGGGTGTCCTATGTTCCTTTAGGTGGGGTCCACTTTAAGGCGGTGGGTTCAATAGTCTTGCTGCTGCCACGCTTGGTCTCCTTGGCTTTCCAGTCGTCGATTAGGTCCTGGAGGAGATAGTTAGCATGTTAGCCTCAGAAGCCAAGATTTGTCACGTTCTGTTCCAAATCCTGTGGAAGTTCTCctcaaaattaaaattaaaaaaggACAGACAACAGTGGTATAGATGGAAACTAGACATGTTGCCACTTTCAAACCTATTAAATATTTAGcatgtttcagattttttttaaattaatacaCAACTAACACAGCATAGGCAAACTGTCTGACACGGTAGAAAGAGAAACAaagcataaaaataaaaaaaagctaCAAAAAAAAAAGCCTCTCTGAGGGGAAATGTCACTAATACTCAAAATCCAATACCAAAGTTCTCCAGACTTCCAATAGTAAAGTCAACGTGACGAGATTTGGAAGGATGGCTCCGTGAGGTTAGTAGCATGTTAGCACTGCTCGGCTCATGATAAGTGGATGTCCACGACAATATCGAGACTGAACTGACGTCTAATGAAATAACCCAAAACCCAACTAATTCCACAGTTAGTTGGAGAAATGCCCAGGCCGTCATACtaaatcagaatttgttcttGGCTGATTAAATGATATATAAAGAATAAATATATGAAGAAATGGTAGGTGACATACCTGTCTCTTCAAGACCAGGTGCTTCCCTTTCCAGTACTTGAGCATCTGGAGGGACTGCAGGGTGCTGACGATGTCCACTGGGTTGACGGCTGTCTCCTGGCTGATCTCCTTGATGGAGATCTCCTTCCCCTGGAACTGGTTGAGGTAGCGCAGCAGCACCTCCTTCCAGTAGGACCTGTAGCTGATTAGGCCCAGGTCTGAGAGGGGCCGCTCTGGAGAGCCCACCTTCTCCTCCACCTTAGACAGTAGGTAACCTGGGAGGGGGCAGACCACACACAGGGTTACACAGAGACCAGGGTTAGAGAGAAACCAGGACCAGACACGGGGTTACAGAGAGATCAGGTAGAGTTACAGAGAGACCACAGGGTAGTGGCTGTACTCACTGAAGTCAATCAGCATCTTTCCGTAGCCCTGCCTCATGTACTGTGGCATGGTGAGGATACAGGAGACATTGTAGTTCAGGAACGAGTTCTTCTCCTAAAATGGGAGGGCATAGACATTTTGAGTTTGAGAAAACCAGTTTATAAATAAAACGTAGCATTATAACTACGACTGACTGGTTACCTTTGAGAAGTAGCCAACAAGATGGCAGCCGGTGTTGTCAGCCTCTGTCATGACGTAGAAGAGGAAGGGCTCCACGTCGTAGTATAGGGTCTTGTGGTCCAGGAAGAGCTTAGCCAGAAGGCACAGGTTTTGGCAGTAGATCTGTGGACGATAGGGTCATTTAGCAGGGCTATGGTCAGAGCAGGGTAGTCAGAACATTCACAAGGCAGGATAACATAACATTCCTGGGACCACAGAAATCTCTCACCTTGTTCTTTTTACCGTCCACCTCAAAGACGGAGATGTTTCCCTTTCGATAGATCTCATCCCCTGGTGGGTGTTTCCAGACACACTTGGCCTGTACAGGGGGAGGGACAGCACCGATCATCATACAAAAACCTATTGAGAACTGAGATCCACTCTGAAACGTCTGAATCCATCCATAAAGAACAATCAGAAAACACCAGAGAAACTAATTGACATGCACCAACGCTCTCACCATGTGCCGGCGCAGGATGGTCAGACTCTTCATGTACTTGAGGCAGAACTCACACATGTAGAGGCGTCCCAGGCGGGCGTACTCCTCGGGGTAGGGCGAGTGGTACCAGGTGTCTAGCTCGTACCGGCCAAACACGATGGTCTTGATCATGTTGCTGCCCTCCGCCACCTGGCCCTGCAGCTTCTCCTGCACCAGGcggaggacagggagaggggacagaaaagagaggaggaagagagaggtttGACCAACGCAGCGAGGGAGAGGGGCAGGCAAAACGCCTGCCCCTCATTACTCTCCGTGGAAGCGACCACAGAGAATACGCTTTAATTTGGGAAAAAGGTTAGAAATATGTGTAGAAAGGATAAGCGAGAGCTTTGATTTGGAAGACTGAAAGGGGAGCCTCTTAAAGATATCGGCTAGAGTAAATCTAGCTCAAAGAGGGCGAAGAAGAACTTCTCCATAAACTACCCGGTCTTGTAACTGACAACACCAGACAGTGTGAGAAGCCAGATTACCCAGAATGCTCCCCGTCTGGCACTGCCCACCATAAACGGTGAGAGCTGGGCGTCAACTGGGCCCAGTCCAGACAGTCACTAGTACAGGCTCAGGAAAAGAAAGAGGAAAATGGGAGGAAGGGCGATGAGTTCTCTCTCTTACAAGATCCTCCGAAGCACGTGCCTGGGCTTTTCGAAAGAGCTCCAGGTCGTAATCACTTGTGATGTTCTCCAGGAGGGGCTCTCGGTTGTTGCCGTGGGACTGCCGGTGATCCTGGGAcatcagagagggagaagaagccTTTAACCTCAGAACAATCAGCACATCTCTTCAACCGGACACATTATTTACCTTCAACATATCTGTTGTCCGAACAGTTGTCAAACTGTGCTTGCAAGACACTTTTTAATTTTGCAAGTATTATATTTGTTTACGTTTCGTATGGGATAAGAGTGTATTACAACGCGTAGGCTACAAGGAAGCTTTTTCTTCTGGCACTAATGGAAAAGGGTCGTTTTTTCTTTCCTAGAGTTTGGATTAGAGGTCAGATCATCACACTCACCATGTACTGGTCTTTCTGCTCTTTTAGCAGACCCGAGTTCCTCTTCTTCCTCATTTCAGTCACCTTCTCCTTGTACCTCATCTGCCTCTCCGTTGGGGCCTAATCCATTATGCAATGTTATGATACTGCCATGACACTGCCTGTAAATCCAAATCCTTAACTAATTTGCACCCTATTGCCTTTCTTGAAACATTTACTGCAAGGAAGGACAAATCCAAACCAAAAACAGTAGCGTAGTAATAAAATGAGATGGTTGACCAAATGAAAGGCCCAGGATCAGGATCATAGTACCTGGTGACGGGTAGCGTGTCGGTTCTCATCCTGCCGGTGGGACAACGTCCGCTCCTCCACCTGTTTGTCACGAGAGGAGGCCCTCGTCTGTGAAGAGAAATCCCGTTTGGTAAGCCATCCCTACTAAAGACATGCCTGCAGTATGTTGTTTTATTAAGTAGTAGGCAGACAGACTTCAGACACGGCCAAAAGAATCACACACCTCAACACTAAAGCCAACTTCCAAGGTCTTGTAGATTTACCTTGCATTCATCTACAGAGAGGTTGTGGAAGAGAGGGCAGCCAGATATTGAGAAGTGCCTCTCATGTTTCCCTGTCAAATGGCCTGAAAAACAAATAAAACAGAACGTCAAGTGAAACAAATGCAGAACATAACAATTAAcagtgtgtgttttgaaggtgtAGCATTCACATTGCACAAAAAGTCAACTATGTAAATAAAATGTCCTGTCCTCATTGACGGTGGAGCTGACAGTTAAGAATGAGATCATTTACCCAGGGAGTTGCAGCCTGGTGTGGGGCACTTCATGTTGAAGTTGTAGCTCTCGTGGAAGCGGCGGCGCTTGGGCCT
Coding sequences within it:
- the LOC120037270 gene encoding histone acetyltransferase KAT7 isoform X2, whose product is MPRRKRNAGSSSEGTEDSDFSADHEHTDRIETYGRTRRNTRLTRASLRLSQSSQDLKRAADQDESPPRTPTGNALSSESDIDVSSPNASHDESLAKELSLKDSGSDLSHRPKRRRFHESYNFNMKCPTPGCNSLGHLTGKHERHFSISGCPLFHNLSVDECKTRASSRDKQVEERTLSHRQDENRHATRHQAPTERQMRYKEKVTEMRKKRNSGLLKEQKDQYMDHRQSHGNNREPLLENITSDYDLELFRKAQARASEDLEKLQGQVAEGSNMIKTIVFGRYELDTWYHSPYPEEYARLGRLYMCEFCLKYMKSLTILRRHMAKCVWKHPPGDEIYRKGNISVFEVDGKKNKIYCQNLCLLAKLFLDHKTLYYDVEPFLFYVMTEADNTGCHLVGYFSKEKNSFLNYNVSCILTMPQYMRQGYGKMLIDFSYLLSKVEEKVGSPERPLSDLGLISYRSYWKEVLLRYLNQFQGKEISIKEISQETAVNPVDIVSTLQSLQMLKYWKGKHLVLKRQDLIDDWKAKETKRGSSKTIEPTALKWTPPKGT
- the LOC120037270 gene encoding histone acetyltransferase KAT7 isoform X1, encoding MPRRKRNAGSSSEGTEDSDFSADHEHTDRIETYGRTRRNTRLTRASLRLSQSSQDSSPVQISPAEVVTFSARRVTRSRSLQQGPPVTPKKYPLRQSRSSGSDTEQHVEDLKRAADQDESPPRTPTGNALSSESDIDVSSPNASHDESLAKELSLKDSGSDLSHRPKRRRFHESYNFNMKCPTPGCNSLGHLTGKHERHFSISGCPLFHNLSVDECKTRASSRDKQVEERTLSHRQDENRHATRHQAPTERQMRYKEKVTEMRKKRNSGLLKEQKDQYMDHRQSHGNNREPLLENITSDYDLELFRKAQARASEDLEKLQGQVAEGSNMIKTIVFGRYELDTWYHSPYPEEYARLGRLYMCEFCLKYMKSLTILRRHMAKCVWKHPPGDEIYRKGNISVFEVDGKKNKIYCQNLCLLAKLFLDHKTLYYDVEPFLFYVMTEADNTGCHLVGYFSKEKNSFLNYNVSCILTMPQYMRQGYGKMLIDFSYLLSKVEEKVGSPERPLSDLGLISYRSYWKEVLLRYLNQFQGKEISIKEISQETAVNPVDIVSTLQSLQMLKYWKGKHLVLKRQDLIDDWKAKETKRGSSKTIEPTALKWTPPKGT